The proteins below are encoded in one region of Brassica napus cultivar Da-Ae chromosome A6, Da-Ae, whole genome shotgun sequence:
- the LOC106350345 gene encoding uncharacterized protein LOC106350345, translating to MGVVMGKDEKVNIPHLYMKLAMDLEKLRNYPWGLYSFDFLLKQIDKTRHKLEQKEGYLMEGFLFGFQIWIMEAVRALGEICGTKGILHLFMESHIDGVVLLATDFVQKDEKKDERVDCILDMINSKHDWNNHVWGVKEATNSEFEESGEEKGEDQTADTERGENSHVAGNVDGTADVSGRNKRKHADRGAESRKKNVLCHLAASSKGNIDTDMKNFLEDLVQASFTTFGEKFCQQFSDRLGKIEIEVTQLRTASERTEQFETVVTDRLGKIEAEVTQLRTSLVVTELVGKSDQASGPSLTKINSGPSQTIIISNNNF from the exons ATGGGTGTGGTGATGGGGAAGGATGAGAAGGTGAATATCCCGCATCTGTACATGAAGTTGGCGatggatttggagaagcttcGGAATTACCCATGGGGTCTGTATTCGTTTGATTTCCTTCTCAAGCAAATTGATAAAACAAGGCATAAATTAGAGCAGAAAGAGGGGTATCTGATGGAAGGATTCTTGTTTGGTTTCCAAATTTGGATAATGGAAGCTGTTCGTGCTTTAGGAGAGATTTGTGGCACAAAA GGGATTTTGCATTTATTCATGGAATCCCACATAGATGGAGTGGTCCTTTTGGCAACTGATTTTGTACAGAAGgatgagaagaaagatgaaagaGTAGATTGCATTTTGGATATGATCAATAGTAAACATGATTGGAACAATCATGTTTGGGGAGTAAAAGAAGCTACGAACTCTGAATTTGAGGAATCTGGCGAAGAGAAAGGAGAGGATCAAACAGCTGATACTGAGAGAGGTGAAAATAGTCATGTTGCAGGGAATGTTGATGGCACAGCTGATGTTTCGGGAAGAAACAAGAGAAAGCATGCAGACCGAGGAGCAGAGTCAAGGAAGAAGAATGTTTTGTGCCACCTAGCTGCTTCATCAAAAGGAAATATTGACACAGATATGAAAAATTTCTTGGAGGATCTGGTACAAGCTTCTTTTACTACTTTTGGGGAGAAATTCTGTCAGCAGTTCTCGGACAGGTTAGGTAAGATTGAGATTGAGGTTACACAACTCAGGACAGCTTCAGAGAGAACTGAGCAATTTGAGACCGTTGTAACCGACAGATTGGGGAAAATTGAGGCTGAGGTTACACAGCTCAGAACAAGTTTAGTGGTGACTGAATTGGTGGGAAAGAGTGATCAAGCAAGCGGTCCTAGCTTGACCAAAATCAACAGTGGTCCCAGCCAAACCATTATCATCAGCAACAACAACTTTTAA